A region of the Lycium ferocissimum isolate CSIRO_LF1 unplaced genomic scaffold, AGI_CSIRO_Lferr_CH_V1 ctg1784, whole genome shotgun sequence genome:
GTCTGCCCCTTTTTCTAATATCTGTGATCATTTCTTGAGTAagcaaaacattctcaattatACTTCTTCCCTTCAGAAAACCTGATTGGTTTGCAGAGATGAGCTTAGGCAGTACAGATTCCAGTCTTCCATGCACAACTCTTGAGATAACTTTAATAATAAAGTTGCTTAAGCTTATAGGCCTCATATCAGCATAAGTCTCTACATCATTCTTCTTAGACAGCAACACCAGATTAGTATATGTAATTGACTTTGGAAGAGTGAAACCTTCATAAAAAGCTTTAACAATATTGAACACATCAGTCCCTACTATATTCCAACAGATTTGGAAGAAAGTACCTGAAAAACCATCAGGACCACATGCACTGTCCCCATTCATTGTAAAAACTGCACTTTTAATTTCTTCTATGTCAGGCAAAGCCACTAAAGATGAATTATCTTCCTCAGTTACCAAAGCCTGAATGTGGTTCAACAAACTAAAATCAGCAGATTCCTCCTCCCGTGAGaactattttttaaataaacttTCTGCTTCCCTAGCCATAGCTGAAACTTCTTCTAACCAATCACCATTAGCATCCTGAATTCATTTTACTTGTAATCTCTTTCTCCTACCATTTACAAGATTATGAAAGAATCTAGTATTTCTGTCACCTTCTGCAAACCATGTAACATTTGCTTTTTGCCTCCAAAATTCCTCCTCAAAATGTAAATACTTTTTGAGTTCAGCCTAAGCATGTTGGAGAACCATTCTGTTTATAGGAGAAGGATCAGACTCAAACAGTGCTTCCTTGAGCCTGACTATTTCTTCTCTAATCATCAGCTGCTTGAAGATATCCCCATACACCTCCTTACTCCATGCAGAAAGAACACCTTTTAGATGCTTCAACTTTtgtttaaacaaaataaaaggattCCCTATCACCTCTGAGGCCCAATTATTGCTTACAACAGATAGAAAGTCTTGATGGTCTGTCCAGAATTTTAAGAATCTAAAAGGCCTTATTAGTACCTGACCCTCCTTCAAAGTGATGAAAAGAGGAGCATGGTCTGAGCCAATTCTTGCCAAATGTTCTATTTCTATGTCAGCAAACCACTGCTGAAACTGCTGATTAAAGGAAACTCTATCCAACCtctcaaaaatacaatcaaCACCTCCcctaccattccaccaagtaaaaTGACTCCCCTTAAAACCTGTTTCCAAAAGTTCACAAGAATTCACACAAAAGGCAAAGTCTTCATAGTCTTGAGGCTGAACAGGAATCCCACCTATTTTGTCATCTTCATGCAAAACAACATTGAAGTCCCCTCCAACTAACCATGGAAAGTTAAAGGAACCTGCTACATGATAAATGTCCTCCCATAACTGCAATCTATCTCCTTCATCACACTTTGCATAAACAAGAGTGATGACCAAGGTTTTATTAAGATCTAGAAACACCAGTTTCAAAGAAACTTGTTGTACAGTATCATAAATCACCTCTACATCCACATTGTCCTCTATAAAGTACCAAATCTTTCCTAAACTGTTAACTCCAGCATGAGTCATTCCTAATTTCCTTCTATATTTATCAATACATCTTGCTTGTTGAAAAGGTTTCATcaaagcaataaaagaaaatttgtgATGCCTGTGCAACATTTGTAATCTATGAAAAGCTTGTTGAGTTCTCACAAACCTTATATTCCATATGAAAGCTTTCATTATTTAACATTATCTTTAGAGTCAGTTCTCTTTAAAAGCACTCTAACTGGTGCTTGAACTTGTGCTGgaccttttttctttcctttctttcctccCTTTACAGCTGTTTTGGAAGGAGAATCAGGTGCTGAGTCTGCCTCTTTGTCTttaatcacattatcttctatTCTCTCTGATGGCTGCCTGAACTCCTCTGCTATATTATGAGAAACCAAATCATGCAAATTTCTCATTGGAGAGTTTTCCTTTAAAGGAGATAATATCTTTTGATTGAGCCTCCGGTGATCTAGGAGGAAACCATTCAGATTGAATGGTACCTCCAATATTATCATGATACTACACCAATTCCTGAGACTGCCGATTTACCAAAACATCTGCAGGAGGATCTAACTCATCTCCCTCCTTAATATCTTCCTCTCTAATCTGCTTGTCTGCACTAATCAGACCCTCCACATGCTCACCATCTTCCTTATCCTCCAGCATTTCATGTTCTACTCTATCACCCCATTTTGAGAGAGATAGAGTATTTCTTGCCAAAGTATCAACAACTGGAGTAACCTCTAGTCTATCCACCTTCTTATCTTCCTCTGGTAACTGATCCATATTTTGAACAGCCAAATCATCATCCTTAGTAGCTAAATGTATACATTCCTGCTCATGTCTTTGAGTAACCTCACTTATCAATCCCTTAACTATTTTGACAACAAAATCAGGTCTTGTTTGATCATTTGCATCAACAAGATAAGGCCTTGTTTGGTCCTTGATGCCTTCTTCACCATCATCCTTTGTATCCCCTTCATTGTCTAAAATATCAAACTTGTTTTGAGTAGTTATCACATTCCCAACCTGATCATGAACCTCCTCATTGGAATTCCCTGAGACATTTTCCGTTGC
Encoded here:
- the LOC132042777 gene encoding uncharacterized protein LOC132042777, whose amino-acid sequence is MTHAGVNSLGKIWYFIEDNVDVEVIYDTVQQVSLKLVFLDLNKTLVITLVYAKCDEGDRLQLWEDIYHVAGSFNFPWLVGGDFNVVLHEDDKIGGIPVQPQDYEDFAFCVNSCELLETGFKGSHFTWWNGRGGVDCIFERLDRVSFNQQFQQWFADIEIEHLARIGSDHAPLFITLKEGQVLIRPFRFLKFWTDHQDFLSVVSNNWASEVIGNPFILFKQKLKHLKGVLSAWSKEVYGDIFKQLMIREEIVRLKEALFESDPSPINRMALVTEEDNSSLVALPDIEEIKSAVFTMNGDSACGPDGFSGTFFQICWNIVGTDVFNIVKAFYEGFTLPKSITYTNLVLLSKKNDVETYADMRPISLSNFIIKVISRVVHGRLESVLPKLISANQSGFLKGRSIIENVLLTQEMITDIRKRGRPANVVIKLDMAKAYDRVSWLFLIRVLKRMCFADGFVDIIWRLIANNWYSVMLNGQPYGFFHSTRWVKKGDPLSLSPLSLSLFILAAEILSRALNSLFEDPMFRGYGMPKWSVDLNHLAYADDTIIFASADKYSLELIMGVLQRYEMQSGRT